In Lathamus discolor isolate bLatDis1 unplaced genomic scaffold, bLatDis1.hap1 Scaffold_200, whole genome shotgun sequence, the DNA window AAAGGGGCCGGACACGCTcgggggggggcacggggggggtCACATGTGAGTGTGAGTGTGAGCGTGGTGCACGCGTGTGCGCACGTGCGGGTGCAGGGGGGGtgtttattggggggggggtgcgcATGCGTGCACGTGTCTGTGTCCGTGTGTCCATGTGTCCATGCGTCCTCtgttcccccaccccccccccccatccatgTGTGTCCCTCGTGGGGTGCCCCCTCCCCACCATAcgaacacccccccccccacataGCACCCACGGGTGTCACTATGGGGCAGCGGGATGCTGCGATCGCCACGGCAACCGCATCCCTAGGGTGGGTGGCAGCGGTTGCCATGGTGACCGAGGAGCAACAGGAGATAGGAGTGACCCTCCCCCTtatacacacacccccccccgcaTGGaccctgggtgctgggggggggggggggtcagacCCGATGTGGGGGTGCAAGGCCAGGAAcggtcccccccatccctgtcacATCCCATGACCATCACATGAGTCATGAGCCAGTGGAGCGTGGAAGCGTGTTGGGGGGTGACACACACGTGTTGGGCACACGTATGTGGGAACACACACACGCATGTTGGGGGGTGACACACACGTGTTGGGCACACGTATGtgggaacacacacacacatgttgGGGGGTGACACACGTGTTGGGCACACGTATGtgggaacacacacacacatgttgGGGGGTGACACACGTGTGTTGGGCACACGTATGTGGGAGCACACACACGCATGTTGGGGGGTGACACACGTGTGTTGGGCACATGTATGTGGGAGCACACACGCATGTTGGGGGGTGACACACGTGTTGGGCACACGTATGTGGGAACACACACACGCATGTTGAGGGGTGACACACGTGTGTTGGGCACACGTATGtgggagcacacacacacacacacacgcgtGTGGGCTGAGGCCGGGCAGCTCGTGACGCTGGTGGGCGCAGCCATGGCCGAGTACCGCAGCCTCCTGGAGGAACTGGCCCAGAACATCACGGCCGAGGACCTGGAGCAGCTCAAGTCCGCCTGCAAGGAGGACATCCCGAGCGGGGAGAGCGAGGCCATCGCCACCAGCCACCACTGGTTCAGCTTCCTGGAGAAGCACGGCAAGCTGGGACCAGGTGGGATCCGGCCCCATCATCCTCAGCCTCAtccctcccctgctccccaggCCCTGCCTGCATCCCGGTCCCCATCCTGGTGCCTTGATCCCTGTCCTGGGTCCCCATCGCC includes these proteins:
- the PEA15 gene encoding astrocytic phosphoprotein PEA-15 isoform X1; the encoded protein is MLGGDTRVLGTCMWEHTRMLGGDTRVGHTYVGTHTRMLRGDTRVLGTRMWEHTHTHTRVWAEAGQLVTLVGAAMAEYRSLLEELAQNITAEDLEQLKSACKEDIPSGESEAIATSHHWFSFLEKHGKLGPDTLSYVEHIFEISRRPDLLTTVVRYRTHVLKISEEDEVDTKLTRIPSAKKYKDIIRQPSEEEIIKLAPPPKKA